The following DNA comes from Haloarchaeobius salinus.
AACATCGCGTTCCTCCCGACCGCCACCGTCTCGCCGCCGAACTGCACGGTCGCGAACTCCTCGGCTTCGGACCCCAGCCCCTCCGGAGACCGGCTCCCGCGAAGCTCCTGCGTGACGACGAGGGTCAACTCGGTGTCGCCGTCGTCGGCGACCGCCGTGACCACGACCTCGGTGCGGTCGCTCTCGTAGGTCGATTCGCCGAGGACAGATGGGCGCTCCCATCGCGAGACGAGCGGGCGACCGGCCGTGTCGACCGCCGTGTAGTCCCCGGCGAGGTCGGCGCACGCGAAGTCGCCGCTCGAACCACCGCTCTCCGTGGCCTCGGCATCTCCGTCCCCGGCATCGGTCGTCCCCCTGTCGGTCCCCGCCATACTGTCGTCGGTGTCGGCGGGCCCACCGTCCGTCGGGGTCGGGCCGTCGGTCGCATCACCGCCGTCACCGCCGAGACAGCCGGCGAGCCCGGCGATGGTCGTGCTCCCGATAGCCGCGAGTATTTGTCGTCGCTCCACGCGCCGTGCTCCCATTCGTCGGTCAGGCATGGACGGGACTGCAGGGCGATGGAGCAAAAGCCACGTGTCTAGACACGACAGGTCGTGGACAGACCAACCCCAGGACCGGCGTTCGACGGCGTCGGCGTGCCCGGGCCTCAGTCGAGCAGCGTGTCGAGCACGCGCCGCTGGGCCTCGCGAAGGTGGAGGTGGAACGTCGAGGAGGCGATTCCGAGCTCCGGCGCGGTCTCCTCGGCACTGTTCCGGCGGGGCCACTCGAAGTAGCCCGCCCGGTACGCCGTCTCGAGGGTCTCCCGCTGGCGGTCAGTCAGTCCGTCGAGTACACCCGTCGCCGCGGTCGGCTCCGCAGCCTGCCGGTCGAGCTCCCGGCACGAGAGGAAGTCGAGATCGGGGAACGGAACCCGGAGCGACGCCACGACCTCCCTGCTGTCGGCCGACCGGGGGAGCTCGAGGGTCACCCGGCAGGCCCCGTGGTCCGCGACCGCCGAGCGGACTGTCGCCCCGACTGCGACCGTCCGGTTCAGCACCGGGAGCGTGGTTGCTTCGATCTCGACCCGTCCCCCGGTGCTCCGCTCGACGATGCTCCGGCTGTCGGCGACTGCCGGGTCCGCGGTCACGCAGTCGGCGAACTCCCCCAGCTCGGTTCCGGCCACATCGCAGTAGAGCCGCCAGTCGCCCTCCGCCGCGGCGTACCCCTCGAGGGAGATGCGGCAGTCGTGTGCTGCCGAGGCGCGCACGAGCGGCGAGTCGTCGTCCGTGACCCGGAGCTCGAGCTCGACGACGCCGTCGGCGAAGAACAGCTCCCGACCTCTGATGGCATCGACGGTCAGCCCGAGCGTCGTCCCGAGCGCCTCGAGGCCAGTCCGTTCGAGCTCGCCGAATGCGTTCCGGCGGCGGGTGTGGACGGCGAACACACTGTCGACGGTGTCGGCCGACCCGACGGGAACCGCTGCGACCAGCCCCTCGTCGGGGGCGTGCTCGGGGACCGGCCACCCCTCCGCGGTGATCGACCCGGCGTCGGCGACCGCCGTCTCCCCGGACCGGAGCGCACTGACCGCTGGGTGCGTAGCGTCCGGTGGCGTGACCGCGGCGGAGAGCCCGTCCGTTCGTCCGCTCTCGCCGCCGTCCCCGGCGCTGGTCCGGGCCGCGAGCCCGCCGCCGTCGAGCGAGCGGACGCCGACCCAGACGGACTCGTAGAGCCCCGAGTCGACGAGCCCGCGACAGAGCGTGCGCTCGGCATCGTCGCGGCAGCCGCAGTCGCCGACTCCGCGGCCGAGGCCCACGAGCAGTCGGTTGATGCCCCGTGCGGTGCCCGGCGTCTCGTCGGGATGGGGTCTCCGGTGGCTCGCTCCTTCCGACTCCACGGAGTCGTCGGTATCCACGCCAGCCACCGCCCGGACGTGCGCGTCGGTCGGTCCGGTGCTGACAGGCTCGGTATCGTCGGTCATCGGCCCCGCCCCCCTGCATCGGTCGTCCGCCGTAGTTCTGTGCGTTCCATGCCTCTACTCCGAGGTGAGAGGGGCAATATGCCACCGACTGGCACGTTGCGTCAGTCGGTGGAAGGGTGGGGTGGTTGATCGGGTTCATCGGTCGTTTTATAGAAATTTGGACTGATGACTACGACGAGAGCCAATGGACGAGTTCCCCCGCGACCAACGGACCCTCGACGTACTCACGAAGCGACTCGGTGTACTCCGTCGCCTCTGTGAGGGTGCGGCGTACAAGCGGGACCTGGTCGGCGAGCTCGACCAGTCCCGGTCGACCATCAACAGGGCCATCGACGACCTGGCGTCGGTCGACCTCGTCGAGCGCACGGACGACGGGTTCACCGCGACCCTCGCCGGGCGGCTGGCGCTGGAGCGGCTCGGGGCGTTCCAGATCGACCTCGACGACATCGTCGCCGCCGAGGCGGTCGTGGACCCGCTCCCGTTCGACGCGCCGCTCGACACCGCGGCCGTCGCCGGCAGCAGAGCGGTCCCCGCGACCGACCCCGCCCCGTACCGCCCGCTGGAGGGGTTCCACGACGACCTGGCGACCGCCACTCGCTACCGGGCGCTGCTGCCGTCGCTTGACGACCCCAGACACGTGCGGTTGCTGTACGAGCACGTCGCCACCGACGGGCGACCGGCCGAGCTGGTCGTCGCCCCCGAGGTGCTCGACACCCTCCGGTCGGAGTTCCCCCGGCGGATGGCGGCGATGGCCGAGGCTGACGGGTTCCGGTTGTTCGTCGGCGACGTCCCACCGTTCGCCCTCGCGCTTGTCGAGGACGAAGCCCCGACCGACGACGGAGCGCCGGTAGGTGGGTATCCCACCGACCCGGAGACGACCGTCCACGTCGTGGTGTTCGCCGAACGTGGCGGCGTCCACGGGACGCTGGCGAACGAGACCCACGAAGCGGTTCGGTGGGCGACGGAGCGGTACGATGCGGTCAGGGCCGATGCAGATGACCGGACGGACGCGTTCCTCGCGGCCGACGCGACGACGCCTGTGGTCGACGCCGACGGCGGGGCAGTCGAGGGAGCGCCCGACACCGGTCTCCGCAATCAGCTGTCCGTCGCGCTCGAACGGGAAGGGTTCGTCCAGCTCGACGTCTCCTACTTCCGACACGAACCGGTCGCCGATCCACCGACCGCATGGCGGGCCGGACTCACACTCCCCGAGGTCCACACCGGCTACGCCGTCGCACGGACGCTACCCGACGGCGACGCCGACATGACCGAGCGGTTGCTCGGGGACCTGACCGCGGGGACGGACGTCGTGGTCGTCGGGCCGCCTGGGTCGGGCAAGAGCACCGTCTGCAAACACGTCGCCTGCGAGTGGTACGAGCGCGACCGCGGATCCGTCCTCTACCGTGAAGGGGGACGGGGCCGTCCGTTCGAATCCGTCGACGACCTCGCCGTGACCGCCGACATCGCCGACGGCCACACGCTCGTCGTCGTCGAGGACGCGGTGCGGTCGGACGCAGACGCGGTCTTCGACGCCCTCGAGCGGTTCGCCGACCGCGACGATGTGAGCGTCCTGCTCGACGCCCGCACGGCCGAGTGGCGGGACCCGCCCGGCGACGTCCGCGACCCGACCGGGCTGTCGGTTCACCACATGCCGACGCTGGGGGAAGCCGACGTCGAGCGGTTCGTCGAGGGATTCGAGCGGACAACCGACGAGGGGGTCGGCGCGTCGGTGGACGAACTACGGGCGGAGATCGCGGACGCGCCGGCCGACGACGCGGGCGCGCCCGGCGAGGTGCTCTTGCTGTTGCACCGGCTGGCGACCTTCGCCGACCCGCTCGCCGAGGGGCCGACGTCGCTGGAGGCCGCCGTCGCCTCGGTACACGAGTCGCTCGCGGGTGACGACCTCGCGCTGGACGTCTGCACCCTCGTGAACGTGCTGAACGCGGCGGGAATCGGGGTACCGCCGCACGCGCTGTACGCTGTCGCCGACCCCGAGGAGTTCGACGGCGTCGACGCGGCCATCGAGCGCCTGGAGGGCCGTGTACTGTTCCCCCGCGACGACGGCAGCTACCGGACGGTCCACGAGTCGTGGTCGGTGACGTTCCTGGCCTACCTGCTCGACGCCGAGGGCGAGGCCCTCGCCGCCGAGCGGTTCGGCGACTGCCTCACCGCGCTCCTCTCGCTGGCGGACCACCCAGGCAGGCGCGACCGGATCGCCCGCCACCACGACGAGGCACTCGCCCTCCCCGGACTCGTCGACGACCCCGGCGACTGGGCCGACGAGACGGCGGCGGCGCTCTACGCGCTCGGCCGGGAGCACCCAAAGCTCGCGCCGCTGTACGGCGGCGAGCGCGACAGCGTCGCCCTCCCGACCGCGTGCTCGGAGGACGTCGCCGAGGACCGCCCGATCTGGGTCGGTCGGATGTTCCTCGACGCGGGTCGCTTCGACGACGCCGAACGCGCGTTCGAGCGCCTCCCCGCCGACGAGACCCGACACGCGTTCGAGCGGGCGTTCGGTCTCTCCCGGGTCGCCGACGGGCGCGGGAGGTACGACGCGGCCGTCGCCCACGCCGAGGAATGCCTCTCGCTGGCCGAGGAGCTGGGTGACCGCGAACTCGGGGGACGAGCGGAGCGACGACTCGGCCGCGCGCTGGCCAACCGCGAGGAGTACGAGGCGGCGGACCCGCACCTCCGTCGGGCGCTCGAATCCTTCGACTCGCTCGGGGACCGTCGCCGGGCGGCGACGACGCTCGACTACCTCGGCTCGGTCGCCCAGAGTCGCTCCGAGTACGGGACTGCCCGGGAGTATCACCGGCGGAGCCTGGAGCTCTCGCGCGAGCTCGGCGACCGCCACGGCGAGGCCCGCAGCCTGGCGAACCTGGGGTCGGTCGCCCTGGGCCACACCGAGTTCGAGACCGCCCGAAAGCAGTACGAACGGAGCCTCGACATCCACCGCCGCCTCGGCAACCGCGACGCGGTCGCATCCGTACTCGAGAACATCGGGCTGGTCGCGCGTCACCAGGGCGAGTACGCCACCGCCGAGGAGTACCACGAGCGGAGCCTGGCAGTGAGCGAGGAGCTCGGTGACGCCCACGGGGAGGCTCGGAGCCTCGGGAACCTCGGGCTGCTCGCGAAGAAGCGCGACGAGTACGACGACGCGGTCGACTACTACGAGCGCACCCTCGAGATCCATCGGGAACTCGGGCTGCGCCACGGCGAGGCGAAGGCCTGCTGCAACCTGGCCGAGGCCGCGGTCCAGCAGGGCGACGCCGAGACGGCCCGGGAGTACGTCGAGCGCGCGAACGACGTCATGGAGGAGCTGGGCGACCGGAAGGGGCTGGCGATAACCGCGAACGTCCTCGGGGCGGCCCACCGCGAGGACGGCGCGTACGACGACGCCTGCGAGGAGTTCCGCCGGAGCATCGAGCTGTTCAGGTCGGTCGAGATTCCGCAGGGGCGGGCGGTCGCGCGCCGGAATCTCGGCGAGACACTGGCTGCGACCGGCGAGGTAGACGCGGCACGCGACCACTGGCGGACAGCCCTCGAGACGTTCGAGGCGGTCGCCGTCCCACAGGACGCTCTGGAGACGCTGGAACTGCTCGTCTGGACCTGTCGTGTCGAGGACGACGACGAGACGGCCCTGCAGTGGTGCGAGCGCTCCCGGGAGCTCCTCGCAGATGCCTCCGACGCCGTCGTCGAGCGCCACCGGGGCTGGGTCGACCGGCAGCTCGACGACCTCGACGGAGACTGACTGCCAGATCTGTCGCTGGGTCTCGGCCGACACCTCGGATGACCCCACCGGCCCCTCGGCTCTAGAGGTCTAGAACTGCCAACTATCCGTCTCCCGTCACCCTCCTCCGGCATGACGATGGATCGGGATCGAACCACGGCACCGGATTCTGACGACGGCGGAGATGCTCCGACGGGACCGACGACGGGTCGCCGACGGCTGCTCGACCTGCTCGGAACCGCCGGAATCGCGGGACTCGCCGGCTGCAGCGCGCTCGGCGGTGGCGACTCCATCCCGGGTGGCGGAGCCACAGGCGGTGGCAGCGGAACCACGGCCAGTGACGGGGGGAGCGGTAGCGACGGTGGCTCCGTGAACGTCACTGCGAAGGCCCTCTCGGCCCTCCCGGCGGGTCCCTGCGAACAGTCGAGCAGGGGCGACCAGCGACACCTCGACACCGTTCGGGTCGAGTCGGACACCACGCTCGGGGTGGACGCGAACGTCGTCGTCGTGCGCCGAGGACTCCAGGTGACCGGTGGGACGACGCTCACCGTCGAGCCGGGGACGACGCTCGTCTTCGGCGAGAGCGGGAGCCTGTCGGTCGCGGGGACGCTGTCGGCCGCGGGCACCTGTTCGGCACCCATCGCATTCGTCGGCGAGGCGGGCTCCTGGCGCGGCGTCACCTTCGAGTCGAACGGTGGTGGAACGCTCGACCACGTACTCCTCGAGGGCGCGGGCGGCGAGCGGACCGCCGCGGTGACGGTGCGATCGGACGGTGCGGTCGACCTGACGAACACCGAGGTCCGCGGCGGTCCGGGCGACGCCGTCGCCGTAGCGGACGGCGGCTCGTTCGGGACGTTCGACCGCAACGCGCTCGCTGGGTCCGACGGGCCGGCGGTCCGGGGTCCAGTCGGTGCGCTGGACGCGCTGGACGCCGGGACGAGCTACGGGTCGGCGGGCGAGTCGCCGGTCGTCGTCGAGTCGTCGACCGTCGGGGAGGGAGAGACCGTCGAACTGGAGGCCCTCGGCGTCCCGTACGACGTCGCGCCAGCGGGTCGTGGGGGCATCGCCGTCGCGGGGAGCCTCACGGTCGCTCCGGGGGCCACGCTGCGGTTCGGACAGAACGGGCAGCTGGTCGTCGAGGGCCGCGGGGAACTCGTCGCCGACGCTGGCGGCGGCGACCCGATCCGGTTCGTCGGCGGACAGGACGTGCGCGGGGCCTGGGCTGGTCTCCGGTTCCGGGATGCGACCTCGACCGAGAACGTACTCCGGAACGTCGTGGTCGCAGCCGCCGGTGCCGGCGACGGGGGACAGGGCCTCCTGCTGGCGGGAGAGAGCCGCGTCAGCGTCGCCGACAGCGAGTTCCGCGGCAACGAGAACTACGCCGTCCGCCTCCAGCAGAACGCGACCATGGAGAGTTTCGACGGCAACCGGTTCGTCGACAACGACGCGACGGTGTGGACCTCCGCACGGACCGCGCGGTTCGTCGGTCCGGCCAACGAGTTCGAGGACAACGACGACGACCGTGTCGTCGTCTACGCCGGGGAGTTCGACGGTCACGTCGTCCCGGAGGGCGAGGACCACACCTGGTCGAACCCCGGCGTGCCGCTGTTCGTAGAGCCCGCACGGGGCGGTTCGTTCGGTGTCTACGGCTCACTGACGCTCTCGGAAGGGCTGACCCTCCAGTTCGGGCAGGACAACGGCATCTACGTCACTGGTTCGCTGGCGACTGACGTGGACGCCGAGGGGCTCCCGGAGGAGATCGACGCCACGGACCCCCCGGGGGCGTACGTCACGTTCGAAGGCGACCAGGCCACCGCCGGCTTCTGGAAGGGGATCGCGTACGATGGCACCCGGAGCACCGACAACGTCCTGGAGTTCGTGGAGATTCGCCATGCCGGCGGTGGGCGCGCACCGGCGTCGACCGGGCAGCGCGACGCCGCAGTGAAGGTCCTCCAGGGTGCACGGCTCCGGTTCCAGGCCGCACTCGTCGAGGAGACCGCCGGCTACGGCCTGTTCGCCCAGCGTGAGAACGCGCTCGACACGGTCGCTGGGGTCCACTTCCGGAACAACGAGGCACCGATGTTCCTCTACGCCGACTCGGTGAGCCAGGTCGGTGCCGGGCTGGGATTCGAAGGCAACGAGACGGAGATGGTGTTCGTCCGGCCGCCCGTCGAAGCTGTCACCGACGACATCTCGTGGGCAGCCATCGACGTCCCGTATCGCGTGCTTCCGAGCCAGGTTGGCCCCCAGCTCACCATCGGGTCCAACGCGGTGATCCAGGACGGGACCGAGATCCGGTTCGAGCAGGACGTGGGTGTGCTCGTCGAGGGCGACGGGAGCCTCAGGTGCGTCGGACTCGGCGAGGAGCCGACAGATCCCAACACGATCCTCCGCGGCGTTGAGGCGGTCCCCGGCCACTGGGACGGGGTCCGGTACACAGAAACCACGTCACCGGAGAACCGCATCGACGGCACCGGCATCTACCACACGGGCGCGGCGTCATGGCCCCGTCTCCCGGGGGAGGATGCGACGGCTGCCGTCGCCGCGACCAAGGGGGCGGAGGCGACCGTCGCCGGCAGCCACGTCGCAGAGTTCGACGGCGTCGCCTTCGCCGCCGAGTCCAGAGACAACCCGAACAGGCAGGAGGACAACGCGACGCTGAACCTGCAGGGCAACGTCGTGGAGTGACCGCGCTCGCTACGGCTCTCCCCCGGCCAGATGGCCGGAACAGTGGCGACCAGGACGCTCTCCGCAGACCTTCGGGAGTTGCACTGTCTCGGCTTCATCGACCGTGCTGTCCACGCCACGACGCCGCCGACCACGACGTACCGGCTCACCGACCACGGCGCGCGGCTGGCGACCATCCTCGACGACGTAGCCAACCTCGTCCTGCTGAGGATTCGGGCTCGTCCCGCCCATCTACGACACTTCCTCCAGTACCGATGCGCCACGGCCCGGCTTCGACTCCCACTCCCACTCGTCCTCCACGCGGACGCGCCCGTCGTCGAGCAGGGCCACGTCGCCGACGGAGTGACCCGTCGCCGTCTCGCCGTCCTCGTTGAGCTGGACGTAGCGGATGTCCCACCGGCCGTCCGTGAGGGTGCCGACGAGGTGCCCCTCGACGATGCTGCCGCCCGCGTAGTGGGCGTGGATGCGGTCGCCGTCCTGTTCGAACTCGAACCGGGTGTCGCCGCTGACCTCGCCCGATTCGTCGTTCGCGACGCCGACGAGCGTCCGCCCGTCGAGCGAGAGCTGTTCGCTCATACGTCCAGCGCGTCGCACGAGCACCTAACTGTTCGCTCCCGGCGAAACCGGAGACGGTCGCGTCGCTACGCGGGGTCCGTGGCTTCGGCGTCCGTCGACTCGTCCTCCGACGCCGGGTCGAGTCGGAGCGGTTCCGCGTCCCACGTGGTGTCGAGGCGGCCCCGTGTGACGTACGGTGCGAGCGTGCCGCGGGTGACGACGCCGTGGTACTCCCCGTCACCGTCGACGACGGGAAGGACACCGATGCCGGCCTTCCGCATCCGGTCGGCCGCCAGTCCGACCGGCATCGTCGGCCGGACCGTCACGACGGGAGTGGACATGACCTCGCCCACCGGGAGGGTGAAGCCCTCCTCGGCGACGGCGGCGACGAGGTCCGATTCGGTGACGATACCCGCCACGCCGTCGGGTCCGTCCCGGACGACCAGCGCCGGGACGTCGGGGTCGCGGAGGTACCCCGCGGCCTCGGGGAGCGAACAGTCCGGCCGGGCCACCACCGCGCCGTCGGTCAGCGCCCCGTGAACTGGGATCTCTATCATCGTCCGTGACAACAGCTCGCACGACTTAGCAGTACCGTACAAAGGGATGGATATTCCTAGAATGCTTCCCACACCGAAACGAGGTTCGAGAGGCGTTCCGGGCACGTCCCCGGCGGTTCTTGAGACGTTCGTCCAGAGCCTCACTCCCCGGAGTTGCCGACCAGCCGCTCGGCCTCCTCGTCCGCCTTCCACTCGCCGAGTTCCTTCGGGTCGACGTGGACGAACACGTCGTCGACCTCCGGTAGCTCGCGGATGGCCTGGACGACGTCGCTCTCGATGTCGTGGGCCTCGAACAGCGTGTGGTCGCCCTCGACCTCGATGTGGAGGCTCACGTCGATCTCCGGGCCGACGTAGTGGGCGACGACGTCGTGGACGCCCTCGACCTCGGGGTGGGCGGTGGCGCGCTCGACGATCTCCGCCCGGAGGTCGTCCGGCGGTGCCCCGCCGACGAGGTAGTTGACGTTGTCGCGGACGATCTCGACACCGGTCCAGAGGATGCCGAGCGAGACGACCGCGGCGGCCAGCGGGTCGAGCACCGGGTAGCCCGCGGTCGCACCGAGGACGCCGACGAGCGCCGCCAGCGCGGTGAGCACGTCGTTGCGGTTGTCGAGCGCCGTCGCGACCAGTGCGGGGGAGTTCGCGTCCGAGCCCCGTGTCAGACAGTAGCGGTAGAGCCCGAGCTTGATTACGGCCGAGCCCGCGAGCACGCCGATACCGGCCGGTGTCGCGTTGACGGCGATGTCGCCGGCCAGCAACGTCGTGCTCGACTGCCAGAAGACGAGCACACCCGCGGCGAAGATGCCGGCGGCCACGAACAGCGAGACGAACGGCTCGATGCGCTCGTGGCCGTGGGGGTGCTCGAAGTCCGGCGGCTGGGTCGTCAGGTAGAGCCCGACGAGCACGACGAGGCTGTAGACGGAGTCGGAGAGGCTGTTGACCGCCTCGGAGCCGACGGCGAGGCTCCCGCTCTCGACGTACACCGCGCCCTTCGCCAGCGCCAGCGCGACGTTGGCGAGCAGGACGACGGCTCCGACCCGACGGACGGTTCGACGGCGGTCGTCCATTCCTGTCGGGTAGTCGGTCGGCCGGTACTTAGAAGGACGGTTTCGCGTGAGGGCAGGCGGGCGAGAGCCGAACCGGGGGTCACTCGGGCCCGTCGTCTGGGAACCGCACCGCCGTGTCGTCGCCCTCGACGACCGCGCCGTCCTGTGCGGCGAACGCCTCGTACAGTCGCCCGTACGTCTCCGAGACCGCCTCGACGATGACCTTCGTGTCGCCGACGACCGGCATGAAGTTGGTGTCGCCGTTCCAGCGCGGGACGACGTGGGTGTGGAGGTGGTCGTCGATGGAGCCGCCGGCCGCGCCGCCACCGAGGTTCAGCCCGGCGTTGTAGCCGTCCGGCCCCATCGCCTCGTCGAGCGCGTCGAACGTCCGTTGTTTGAGGTGGGCGTGTGCGAGCAGCGTCCCGTCGTCGAGCTCCCGGAAGTCGCCGGTGTGGCTGTGGGGGATCACCATCGCGTGGCCCGGGTTGTACGGGTAGTTGTTCAGGATGACGAACGCGCCCGCGTTCCGGGCGACGATGCGGTACTCGCGGTCGGCGTCCCGGGCGGGCAGCTCGCAGAAGGGGCAGCCGTCGATGTCGTCGTTCCCGTCGCGTTCCACCCAGTCGATGCGCCACGGTGCGAACACCTGTTCCATGGTCCGAGTGTGGCCGGGGAGGCATTGAATCCCACGAAGCCCGGCACCGCTCTGCCCACCTGACATGAAAGGGACGCAATACCGGGTTCAAGACCCGGTTTCGAGGCTACAAGCAGCGACAGTTCACGGGGGAAACGACTCGTTACGGCAGAATTAGGAACCGACTACTCAGACACCAATAATAATCAGTTTCGGTAAATTTTCGGCGCTGAACGGTCGGCTCTTTTTATACCTCTTGGTAACCATCCGGTAATTGGATGGCGACGACTGACAACTCAATCGACGGGCGGACCGAACACTGTGAGAGCTGCGACACCGACACCATCCACCAGGTGTCCGTCCAGCTCGTCACGGAGAGCACGAAGAAAGAGAACTCCCAGTTCTCCCGGGAACCCTACCGCGTCACGGAGTGCCAGCAGTGCGGGACCCGCGAGAGCCAGCGGATGAACAACGCCTGACGGTGACACGACCGCGGCCAGCGGTATCCGGCGACGGCGTCACTCCGACGCCGTCGTCACTTCGCATCCATCCTCGGTGACGATTATCGTGTGCTCCCGCTGACTGACCAGCGTGCCGTCGTCCTCCTTGAGCACCGGGTAGCCGTGGACGACGTTCTGCGATTTGAGCCGCCGCAGCGCCATGTTCGGCCGGGGGACGTCGAGCCAGCGCGTCGCGAAGGGCAGCGTCTGGAACTCCTCGGTGATCTGTTCGAGCGCCTTGCGTGCGTTGCGGTCGCGGACCGACGCCTCGCGCTCCAGCGAGTAGATCTCCTCCTGCTGCCCCTCGGAGACCTTGCCCGAGCCGTCGGTCGCGAACGGCTCGATGGCGACGACGTCGCCGACCTCCAGCGTCGTCCCCTGCTTCACCGCCCGGTTCGGGATGTTCGGACTGACGTGTTGCTCCCAGTGGCCGAGCCCGTGGCCGGTGAGGTTCACGACGGGGTTGTAGCCGTAGCCGTCGATGACCTCCTCGATGGCCGCCCCGATGGTGCCGGTCTCGACGCCCGGTTCGACCGTCTCGAGCGCGGCGTCGAGCGCCTCCTCGGCGGCCTCGACGAGCTCCGGGTTGCCGCTGAAGTCGACGGTGACCGCCGTGTCCGCCAGCCAGCCGTCGATGTGGACGCCGATGTCGAGTTTCACCATCTCCTCGCCGACGGTTCGTTCGTCGCCCGGGCCCGCCGCACCGTGGGCCGCCTCCTCGTCGACGCTGAC
Coding sequences within:
- a CDS encoding cation diffusion facilitator family transporter — encoded protein: MDDRRRTVRRVGAVVLLANVALALAKGAVYVESGSLAVGSEAVNSLSDSVYSLVVLVGLYLTTQPPDFEHPHGHERIEPFVSLFVAAGIFAAGVLVFWQSSTTLLAGDIAVNATPAGIGVLAGSAVIKLGLYRYCLTRGSDANSPALVATALDNRNDVLTALAALVGVLGATAGYPVLDPLAAAVVSLGILWTGVEIVRDNVNYLVGGAPPDDLRAEIVERATAHPEVEGVHDVVAHYVGPEIDVSLHIEVEGDHTLFEAHDIESDVVQAIRELPEVDDVFVHVDPKELGEWKADEEAERLVGNSGE
- a CDS encoding CBS domain-containing protein — translated: MIEIPVHGALTDGAVVARPDCSLPEAAGYLRDPDVPALVVRDGPDGVAGIVTESDLVAAVAEEGFTLPVGEVMSTPVVTVRPTMPVGLAADRMRKAGIGVLPVVDGDGEYHGVVTRGTLAPYVTRGRLDTTWDAEPLRLDPASEDESTDAEATDPA
- the map gene encoding type II methionyl aminopeptidase; this encodes MSEPEVDLDAEKYEKHREAGQILAQVRDEAADRLEVGTGYLEISEWAEDRIRELGGTPAFPVNVSVDEEAAHGAAGPGDERTVGEEMVKLDIGVHIDGWLADTAVTVDFSGNPELVEAAEEALDAALETVEPGVETGTIGAAIEEVIDGYGYNPVVNLTGHGLGHWEQHVSPNIPNRAVKQGTTLEVGDVVAIEPFATDGSGKVSEGQQEEIYSLEREASVRDRNARKALEQITEEFQTLPFATRWLDVPRPNMALRRLKSQNVVHGYPVLKEDDGTLVSQREHTIIVTEDGCEVTTASE
- a CDS encoding tetratricopeptide repeat protein, which encodes MDEFPRDQRTLDVLTKRLGVLRRLCEGAAYKRDLVGELDQSRSTINRAIDDLASVDLVERTDDGFTATLAGRLALERLGAFQIDLDDIVAAEAVVDPLPFDAPLDTAAVAGSRAVPATDPAPYRPLEGFHDDLATATRYRALLPSLDDPRHVRLLYEHVATDGRPAELVVAPEVLDTLRSEFPRRMAAMAEADGFRLFVGDVPPFALALVEDEAPTDDGAPVGGYPTDPETTVHVVVFAERGGVHGTLANETHEAVRWATERYDAVRADADDRTDAFLAADATTPVVDADGGAVEGAPDTGLRNQLSVALEREGFVQLDVSYFRHEPVADPPTAWRAGLTLPEVHTGYAVARTLPDGDADMTERLLGDLTAGTDVVVVGPPGSGKSTVCKHVACEWYERDRGSVLYREGGRGRPFESVDDLAVTADIADGHTLVVVEDAVRSDADAVFDALERFADRDDVSVLLDARTAEWRDPPGDVRDPTGLSVHHMPTLGEADVERFVEGFERTTDEGVGASVDELRAEIADAPADDAGAPGEVLLLLHRLATFADPLAEGPTSLEAAVASVHESLAGDDLALDVCTLVNVLNAAGIGVPPHALYAVADPEEFDGVDAAIERLEGRVLFPRDDGSYRTVHESWSVTFLAYLLDAEGEALAAERFGDCLTALLSLADHPGRRDRIARHHDEALALPGLVDDPGDWADETAAALYALGREHPKLAPLYGGERDSVALPTACSEDVAEDRPIWVGRMFLDAGRFDDAERAFERLPADETRHAFERAFGLSRVADGRGRYDAAVAHAEECLSLAEELGDRELGGRAERRLGRALANREEYEAADPHLRRALESFDSLGDRRRAATTLDYLGSVAQSRSEYGTAREYHRRSLELSRELGDRHGEARSLANLGSVALGHTEFETARKQYERSLDIHRRLGNRDAVASVLENIGLVARHQGEYATAEEYHERSLAVSEELGDAHGEARSLGNLGLLAKKRDEYDDAVDYYERTLEIHRELGLRHGEAKACCNLAEAAVQQGDAETAREYVERANDVMEELGDRKGLAITANVLGAAHREDGAYDDACEEFRRSIELFRSVEIPQGRAVARRNLGETLAATGEVDAARDHWRTALETFEAVAVPQDALETLELLVWTCRVEDDDETALQWCERSRELLADASDAVVERHRGWVDRQLDDLDGD
- a CDS encoding bacterio-opsin activator domain-containing protein encodes the protein MTDDTEPVSTGPTDAHVRAVAGVDTDDSVESEGASHRRPHPDETPGTARGINRLLVGLGRGVGDCGCRDDAERTLCRGLVDSGLYESVWVGVRSLDGGGLAARTSAGDGGESGRTDGLSAAVTPPDATHPAVSALRSGETAVADAGSITAEGWPVPEHAPDEGLVAAVPVGSADTVDSVFAVHTRRRNAFGELERTGLEALGTTLGLTVDAIRGRELFFADGVVELELRVTDDDSPLVRASAAHDCRISLEGYAAAEGDWRLYCDVAGTELGEFADCVTADPAVADSRSIVERSTGGRVEIEATTLPVLNRTVAVGATVRSAVADHGACRVTLELPRSADSREVVASLRVPFPDLDFLSCRELDRQAAEPTAATGVLDGLTDRQRETLETAYRAGYFEWPRRNSAEETAPELGIASSTFHLHLREAQRRVLDTLLD
- a CDS encoding DUF7835 family putative zinc beta-ribbon protein; amino-acid sequence: MATTDNSIDGRTEHCESCDTDTIHQVSVQLVTESTKKENSQFSREPYRVTECQQCGTRESQRMNNA
- a CDS encoding HIT family protein, which translates into the protein MEQVFAPWRIDWVERDGNDDIDGCPFCELPARDADREYRIVARNAGAFVILNNYPYNPGHAMVIPHSHTGDFRELDDGTLLAHAHLKQRTFDALDEAMGPDGYNAGLNLGGGAAGGSIDDHLHTHVVPRWNGDTNFMPVVGDTKVIVEAVSETYGRLYEAFAAQDGAVVEGDDTAVRFPDDGPE